A single Cottoperca gobio chromosome 7, fCotGob3.1, whole genome shotgun sequence DNA region contains:
- the epha2b gene encoding ephrin type-A receptor 2 isoform X2 — protein sequence MDFFAGVRLLLFSYVLINGILITLQTKEEVLLDMRATGGELGWLTLPLDQGDKPGWEVTQRTLNGSQFYTYSVCNVGEREQDNWLRTTFIQRRPSASRVFVELQFIVRDCNSFDATSLTCKETFNLFTSESDADVGTTFRKGQFKKVATIAPDEITGKNEMRINTETRVVENLSRKGFYLAFQDIGACVALLSTRVYYKICPATVKSLASFPETVAGGENQALREVSGVCVENAVSEELPRIYCTVDGEWVVPVGQCQCKPGYEDVNDACQECQPGFFKVAASSDKCEKCPANTQRLDSGALFCPCMDGFYRSPMDPPTGPCSGLPSAPRDLVATTTQLSAGKLLLSWSPPEDTGGRTDITYSIECQRCEGIVCQVCGEKIRYEPASTGLTHTKVSVSELDAHLNYTFTVEAHSGVSLFASQATPRSRRPPSTSALTTSLHYTDPPKITTMRLVERTSTSLSLSWDVTPRPRVQPRPIRYELTYRKKDDNLDVTTYIVLILEKNFVQISDLAAGTAYLFRVQALSSDGSPGGSSIEEQFETSPEGHLAQSNTAVIFAAAIGGAAMLFIVVVVLFLRRRKRNSHSRQGPEDTYFSSSEQLKPLKTYVDPHTYEDPNIAVLKFATEIHPSHISKQKVIGAGEFGEVYRGILKVPGRKEVAVAIKTLKPGYTEKQRQDFLSEASIMGQFSHQNIIRLEGVVTKFKHAMIVTEYMENGALDRYLRDHDGEFPSFQLVGMLRGIAAGMKYLSDMSYVHRDLAARNILVNNTLECKVSDFGLSRVLEDDPEGTYTTSGGKIPIRWTAPEAIAYRKFTSASDVWSFGIVMWEVMAFGERPYWDMSNHEVMKAINEAFRLPAPMDCPSAVYQLMLQCWLQDRSKRPRFGDIVNLLDKLLRSPDSLKTIADFDPRISIRLPSTSGSDGSPFRSVSEWLESIKMSQYSENFTCAGVVTMDQVLQMKNEDIKNIGVRLPGHLKRIAYSILGLKDQTSTLSVFAV from the exons TGGGAGGTCACCCAGAGGACCCTGAACGGCTCTCAGTTCTACACCTACTCCGTCTGCAATGTTGGGGAACGTGAGCAGGACAACTGGCTGCGCACCACCTTCATCCAGCGGCGTCCATCGGCTTCGCGGGTTTTCGTCGAACTCCAGTTCATCGTACGCGATTGCAACTCTTTCGATGCCACCTCGCTGACCTGCAAGGAAACCTTCAACCTCTTCACATCGGAGTCGGACGCAGACGTGGGCACCACCTTCCGCAAGGGCCAGTTTAAGAAAGTGGCCACCATAGCGCCTGACGAGATCACGGGCAAAAATGAAATGCGCATCAACACTGAGACGCGAGTGGTGGAGAACCTGTCTCGCAAAGGCTTCTACTTGGCTTTTCAAGACATTGGTGCCTGCGTCGCGCTTCTCTCCACCAGGGTCTATTACAAAATTTGTCCAGCTACAGTGAAAAGCCTCGCGTCGTTCCCCGAAACCGTGGCCGGAGGCGAGAACCAGGCGCTGAGGGAAGTGAGCGGCGTGTGCGTGGAAAACGCCGTGAGCGAGGAGTTGCCTCGCATCTACTGCACTGTGGATGGGGAGTGGGTGGTACCAGTTGGACAGTGCCAGTGCAAACCAGGCTATGAAGACGTCAATGATGCATGTCAAG AATGTCAGCCTGGCTTCTTCAAAGTCGCAGCATCCAGTGATAAGTGTGAGAAGTGTCCTGCCAACACCCAGAGGCTGGACTCCGGGGCTTTGTTTTGTCCCTGCATGGATGGCTTCTACCGGTCTCCAATGGACCCTCCTACTGGACCCTGCTCAG GCCTCCCCTCTGCCCCACGAGACCTCGTTGCCACCACCACCCAGCTCTCTGCAGGAAAACTCCTCCTCTCCTGGAGCCCGCCTGAAGACACCGGAGGTCGGACCGACATCACCTACAGCATTGAATGCCAGCGCTGCGAGGGTATCGTGTGCCAAGTATGCGGAGAGAAAATTCGCTACGAGCCGGCCAGCACGGGACTGACCCACACCAAGGTTTCAGTGAGCGAGTTGGACGCTCACCTCAACTACACCTTCACCGTGGAGGCACATAGCGGCGTGTCGCTGTTCGCAAGTCAGGCAACGCCGCGGTCTCGTAGACCGCCATCCACCAGTGCGCTTACTACATCGCTGCACTACACAG acccgcCCAAGATTACCACGATGCGACTGGTTGAGAGGACCTCCACCAGCTTGTCCCTTTCCTGGGATGTAACACCCCGACCTCGGGTCCAACCCCGGCCCATCCGCTATGAACTTACCTATCGCAAGAAG GATGATAACCTGGATGTGACTACCTACATCGTGCTCATACTGGAGAAGAATTTTGTGCAGATCAGCGATCTGGCCGCGGGCACGGCCTACCTGTTCAGAGTGCAGGCCCTCAGCAGCGATGGCAGCCCTGGAGGCTCCAGCATTGAGGAACAATTTGAGACCTCCCCTGAAG GACACCTTGCTCAAAGCAACACAGCAGTCATCTTCGCCGCAGCGATCGGAGGAGCAGCCATGTTGTTCATTGTCGTCGTGGTCCTGTTCCTACGCAGACG GAAAAGAAACTCTCACTCCAGGCAAGGACCAGAGGACACCTACTTCTCCAGCTCAG AGCAATTGAAGCCTCTGAAGACCTACGTGGATCCACATACATACGAGGACCCCAACATTGCCGTCCTGAAGTTTGCCACTGAAATCCACCCCAGCCACATAAGCAAACAGAAAGTCATTGGCGCTG GGGAGTTTGGTGAGGTGTACCGTGGCATCCTGAAGGTGCCAGGGAGGAAAGAGGTGGCAGTGGCGATCAAGACGCTGAAGCCGGGTTATACAGAGAAGCAGAGGCAAGACTTCCTGAGCGAGGCCTCCATCATGGGCCAGTTCTCCCACCAGAACATCATTCGCTTAGAGGGGGTGGTCACCAAAT TCAAACATGCCATGATCGTGACCGAGTACATGGAGAACGGAGCACTGGACAGGTATCTCAGG GACCACGATGGCGAGTTTCCTTCCTTCCAACTGGTGGGCATGCTGCGCGGCATCGCTGCAGGCATGAAATACCTCTCTGACATGAGCTACGTCCACCGCGACCTAGCTGCCCGTAACATCCTTGTCAACAACACCCTGGAGTGTAAAGTGTCAGACTTCGGCCTGTCAAGGGTGCTGGAGGATGATCCTGAGGGGACGTACACCACAAGT GGAGGTAAGATCCCCATTCGCTGGACGGCTCCAGAGGCAATAGCATACAGGAAGTTCACCTCAGCTAGTGATGTGTGGAGTTTCGGCATCGTCATGTGGGAGGTCATGGCCTTTGGTGAGAGGCCTTACTGGGACATGAGTAACCATGAG GTGATGAAGGCTATCAACGAAGCTTTTAGGCTGCCGGCGCCGATGGACTGTCCCTCAGCTGTTTACCAGCTCATGCTGCAGTGCTGGCTCCAGGATCGCTCCAAGAGGCCGCGCTTTGGAGATATCGTAAACCTGCTGGACAAACTGCTGAGGAGCCCAGACTCCCTGAAAACCATTGCAGACTTTGACCCACG CATATCCATCCGCCTGCCAAGCACCAGCGGTTCGGACGGTTCCCCCTTCAGGTCGGTGTCTGAGTGGCTGGAGTCCATCAAGATGAGTCAGTACAGTGAGAACTTCACCTGCGCTGGGGTCGTCACCATGGACCAGGTCCTGCAGATGAAGAATGA GGATATCAAGAACATCGGGGTGAGGCTGCCTGGCCATTTGAAAAGAATTGCCTACAGCATCTTGGGTTTAAAGGACCAGACCAGCACCCTGAGCGTCTTTGCAGTGTGA
- the epha2b gene encoding ephrin type-A receptor 2 isoform X1: MDFFAGVRLLLFSYVLINGILITLQTKEEVLLDMRATGGELGWLTLPLDQGDKPGWEVTQRTLNGSQFYTYSVCNVGEREQDNWLRTTFIQRRPSASRVFVELQFIVRDCNSFDATSLTCKETFNLFTSESDADVGTTFRKGQFKKVATIAPDEITGKNEMRINTETRVVENLSRKGFYLAFQDIGACVALLSTRVYYKICPATVKSLASFPETVAGGENQALREVSGVCVENAVSEELPRIYCTVDGEWVVPVGQCQCKPGYEDVNDACQECQPGFFKVAASSDKCEKCPANTQRLDSGALFCPCMDGFYRSPMDPPTGPCSGLPSAPRDLVATTTQLSAGKLLLSWSPPEDTGGRTDITYSIECQRCEGIVCQVCGEKIRYEPASTGLTHTKVSVSELDAHLNYTFTVEAHSGVSLFASQATPRSRRPPSTSALTTSLHYTDPPKITTMRLVERTSTSLSLSWDVTPRPRVQPRPIRYELTYRKKDDNLDVTTYIVLILEKNFVQISDLAAGTAYLFRVQALSSDGSPGGSSIEEQFETSPEGHLAQSNTAVIFAAAIGGAAMLFIVVVVLFLRRRKRNSHSRQGPEDTYFSSSEQLKPLKTYVDPHTYEDPNIAVLKFATEIHPSHISKQKVIGAGEFGEVYRGILKVPGRKEVAVAIKTLKPGYTEKQRQDFLSEASIMGQFSHQNIIRLEGVVTKCKDFFKHAMIVTEYMENGALDRYLRDHDGEFPSFQLVGMLRGIAAGMKYLSDMSYVHRDLAARNILVNNTLECKVSDFGLSRVLEDDPEGTYTTSGGKIPIRWTAPEAIAYRKFTSASDVWSFGIVMWEVMAFGERPYWDMSNHEVMKAINEAFRLPAPMDCPSAVYQLMLQCWLQDRSKRPRFGDIVNLLDKLLRSPDSLKTIADFDPRISIRLPSTSGSDGSPFRSVSEWLESIKMSQYSENFTCAGVVTMDQVLQMKNEDIKNIGVRLPGHLKRIAYSILGLKDQTSTLSVFAV, from the exons TGGGAGGTCACCCAGAGGACCCTGAACGGCTCTCAGTTCTACACCTACTCCGTCTGCAATGTTGGGGAACGTGAGCAGGACAACTGGCTGCGCACCACCTTCATCCAGCGGCGTCCATCGGCTTCGCGGGTTTTCGTCGAACTCCAGTTCATCGTACGCGATTGCAACTCTTTCGATGCCACCTCGCTGACCTGCAAGGAAACCTTCAACCTCTTCACATCGGAGTCGGACGCAGACGTGGGCACCACCTTCCGCAAGGGCCAGTTTAAGAAAGTGGCCACCATAGCGCCTGACGAGATCACGGGCAAAAATGAAATGCGCATCAACACTGAGACGCGAGTGGTGGAGAACCTGTCTCGCAAAGGCTTCTACTTGGCTTTTCAAGACATTGGTGCCTGCGTCGCGCTTCTCTCCACCAGGGTCTATTACAAAATTTGTCCAGCTACAGTGAAAAGCCTCGCGTCGTTCCCCGAAACCGTGGCCGGAGGCGAGAACCAGGCGCTGAGGGAAGTGAGCGGCGTGTGCGTGGAAAACGCCGTGAGCGAGGAGTTGCCTCGCATCTACTGCACTGTGGATGGGGAGTGGGTGGTACCAGTTGGACAGTGCCAGTGCAAACCAGGCTATGAAGACGTCAATGATGCATGTCAAG AATGTCAGCCTGGCTTCTTCAAAGTCGCAGCATCCAGTGATAAGTGTGAGAAGTGTCCTGCCAACACCCAGAGGCTGGACTCCGGGGCTTTGTTTTGTCCCTGCATGGATGGCTTCTACCGGTCTCCAATGGACCCTCCTACTGGACCCTGCTCAG GCCTCCCCTCTGCCCCACGAGACCTCGTTGCCACCACCACCCAGCTCTCTGCAGGAAAACTCCTCCTCTCCTGGAGCCCGCCTGAAGACACCGGAGGTCGGACCGACATCACCTACAGCATTGAATGCCAGCGCTGCGAGGGTATCGTGTGCCAAGTATGCGGAGAGAAAATTCGCTACGAGCCGGCCAGCACGGGACTGACCCACACCAAGGTTTCAGTGAGCGAGTTGGACGCTCACCTCAACTACACCTTCACCGTGGAGGCACATAGCGGCGTGTCGCTGTTCGCAAGTCAGGCAACGCCGCGGTCTCGTAGACCGCCATCCACCAGTGCGCTTACTACATCGCTGCACTACACAG acccgcCCAAGATTACCACGATGCGACTGGTTGAGAGGACCTCCACCAGCTTGTCCCTTTCCTGGGATGTAACACCCCGACCTCGGGTCCAACCCCGGCCCATCCGCTATGAACTTACCTATCGCAAGAAG GATGATAACCTGGATGTGACTACCTACATCGTGCTCATACTGGAGAAGAATTTTGTGCAGATCAGCGATCTGGCCGCGGGCACGGCCTACCTGTTCAGAGTGCAGGCCCTCAGCAGCGATGGCAGCCCTGGAGGCTCCAGCATTGAGGAACAATTTGAGACCTCCCCTGAAG GACACCTTGCTCAAAGCAACACAGCAGTCATCTTCGCCGCAGCGATCGGAGGAGCAGCCATGTTGTTCATTGTCGTCGTGGTCCTGTTCCTACGCAGACG GAAAAGAAACTCTCACTCCAGGCAAGGACCAGAGGACACCTACTTCTCCAGCTCAG AGCAATTGAAGCCTCTGAAGACCTACGTGGATCCACATACATACGAGGACCCCAACATTGCCGTCCTGAAGTTTGCCACTGAAATCCACCCCAGCCACATAAGCAAACAGAAAGTCATTGGCGCTG GGGAGTTTGGTGAGGTGTACCGTGGCATCCTGAAGGTGCCAGGGAGGAAAGAGGTGGCAGTGGCGATCAAGACGCTGAAGCCGGGTTATACAGAGAAGCAGAGGCAAGACTTCCTGAGCGAGGCCTCCATCATGGGCCAGTTCTCCCACCAGAACATCATTCGCTTAGAGGGGGTGGTCACCAAATGTAAGGATTTCT TCAAACATGCCATGATCGTGACCGAGTACATGGAGAACGGAGCACTGGACAGGTATCTCAGG GACCACGATGGCGAGTTTCCTTCCTTCCAACTGGTGGGCATGCTGCGCGGCATCGCTGCAGGCATGAAATACCTCTCTGACATGAGCTACGTCCACCGCGACCTAGCTGCCCGTAACATCCTTGTCAACAACACCCTGGAGTGTAAAGTGTCAGACTTCGGCCTGTCAAGGGTGCTGGAGGATGATCCTGAGGGGACGTACACCACAAGT GGAGGTAAGATCCCCATTCGCTGGACGGCTCCAGAGGCAATAGCATACAGGAAGTTCACCTCAGCTAGTGATGTGTGGAGTTTCGGCATCGTCATGTGGGAGGTCATGGCCTTTGGTGAGAGGCCTTACTGGGACATGAGTAACCATGAG GTGATGAAGGCTATCAACGAAGCTTTTAGGCTGCCGGCGCCGATGGACTGTCCCTCAGCTGTTTACCAGCTCATGCTGCAGTGCTGGCTCCAGGATCGCTCCAAGAGGCCGCGCTTTGGAGATATCGTAAACCTGCTGGACAAACTGCTGAGGAGCCCAGACTCCCTGAAAACCATTGCAGACTTTGACCCACG CATATCCATCCGCCTGCCAAGCACCAGCGGTTCGGACGGTTCCCCCTTCAGGTCGGTGTCTGAGTGGCTGGAGTCCATCAAGATGAGTCAGTACAGTGAGAACTTCACCTGCGCTGGGGTCGTCACCATGGACCAGGTCCTGCAGATGAAGAATGA GGATATCAAGAACATCGGGGTGAGGCTGCCTGGCCATTTGAAAAGAATTGCCTACAGCATCTTGGGTTTAAAGGACCAGACCAGCACCCTGAGCGTCTTTGCAGTGTGA